GTGCTTCGCCCATCCGAAGAATTATCTAAGTCCCTTTTTCAGCGGGACACTGGTGAACAACCAGGCAATTTTCAGCATTCAATACAAGACGCTCGGTACCCACCGGGTCCAGTGCGAATACATGGGCGATTCTGTGAATTCCGGGAGCATATCCCTCAATCTTTCGGAGTACATTCGACAGCTTCCGGTCGGATCGAAGACCATACTTACCACCTCCGGTTCTCCGTCGCACGTGGGCGAGTCCGTGACCTTTACCGCGTCGGTGACGTCGAATTTTGGAAAAATCCCGGATGGCGAACTGATCGCGTTCTATGACGGGGCAAAAGCGCTCGGCTCGGCGCCCGTATCCGGTGGAACAGCAGCATTCACCACGTCGTCGCTATCCGCGAAAAAGCACACGATGAAAGCGGTGTATGCCGGGGATTCAACGTTCCAGATGAGTCATGGAACCGTCATCCAAATCGTGGAACCGTAAGAGCAAAACCACGCACGGCAGATGCTTGATCTGTCGAGATCCATCGCGCTTCTGCCAGCGCAGTAGTCATCATTGCGGTAGTGGTTGATAGATCGCCATGCCACCCGCAACTGACCTTGGCAGGCTGGGCCGGAATCAGAGTTGGTGTAATTGCTTGTTAACGTTACCCACTATGGCGATAGAGATGGCATGAACGTGCAGTCTAAAATTGCTCTTGTAGGAGATTCCAACTCTGTTTGAGACAACGGACGATTCAACCCTAATCCGCAGGATCATAGTAGGCCTTATAGAATTCGGCACTGTGGCATTGCGCCCTTTTAGGTCGCAAAGCAACATGGCGACATCTTCTAAGCGGCTTCGTGGCCTTCTACGTTGTCTTCTTCCTTTGGGGCCACTTCCTCGGTTATCGAAGATGGCACCCGGAGTTCCATATAGTCCGCGAAACGTTCAGGAGTTCAGCAATTTCGGCCATTCCACTAGCTCTTGGAGCAACTGTCTCTTCCTATTTGTTTGTTATTGCGGGAAAGTAATGGCTCTGCGTAGATGTCAACTCGACCCCGCACGCTGAGGGCAGTTAGTTGGTGCTAAGGCCTGTTTACAATAGTTACGCTCTGGTAAATTGGAGACTAAGGAGATAGCTATGAAGAAAATTGCGTTGTATTTGTGCCTGTTAACTCTCTGCAGCGTGACACTGCTGGCTCAAACCCGAGGCACTCGCATAGTGCATACAAAGGAGAAGTCAGGGATCCACGTGCCGGCGCAGGAAGCCCCAGTTGGTCTAACGAAGATTTACAACAATCTCGGCAAGAAGACGGATGCCTACTACGACCAAAGCGGTTGGTTCATTGGTGGGTCGTACAGAGTTTCTATTGCGATACCTTTCACGCCCAAACTGGACTCCCATGTGTCGCAGGTGCAAGCAGCGATTCAATACGCGGGCTTCGGAGCTAACCAGGTCGATCTGAGTGTCTGGAGCGACAATAATGGCGTTCCCTCCGGGCGACTGGCCGGACCGGTGACGGTAACCAACCTGCCTGTCACTGGTACTTGTTGTACTCTGGCCGTGGCTAATTTCCCACCTTTTGCGGTGACCGCAGGAACCAAATACTGGCTGGTCGCGGGTGTGCCTCTGAACGGCCCGGGTAGCGACTTCCAGGGGCTATGGGCATTTGTTCCCAAAATCGTCCCTTTTGCAGAGTCGCTTCAGGCGCTTAACGATTCGTGGACTGCAATGTCGGCCAATGATTTGCCTGCTGGTGCAGTGTTGGGGACGATCCCATAGCAAAGTATTCGCAGCGCATTCTGCCTCGACAGTCCGCAGAAAGAATGGTCAATTCTGCACTGTGAACGCATGGTTGTTGTTAAATCGCCATATCACCAACAACTCGACTTGGCAGAATGTTCAGGCAGTTGTTCGTGAAATCGCCTGGTTACATCAACAATGCTTTAGAATCGCATCGCCGTGAGTCTTCTCATCGTTGTCGCCGAGACGTTCGAGTTCCAGGACGGAACGCTACACCTCGCTCCAGCGGTGCCTTTCGCGATCGTTGAGAACTTGAAACAAGGCGACCAACTCGAATTACTACGCCCCGATGGGACCTCGGTCAAGACTAGGCTCCACTGCTTTGATTTTCTCGTGCCTAGCCGCGAGAAAATCGGACTCTGTCTAAACAAGCCCCTGACCAAGGCGGACATTCCGGCAGGTACCGAAGTCTGGACAGTCGCGAGCAGCGAACCGTAGTTGGTGTAAACGCCTGTTTACAACAGTCAAGCTTCAGGCACAATGTTCTCGTGAGAAACGATAAGAAATTCGGGTTAATCCTTTTCGCCTTGGGCATCGTGTTGATCCTTCTTGCAGCTTGAGCGATGCGGGGTAGCGGGTGAGGGTCTGGCGGGCTCTGAGTGTTAACGCCTGTTTACGCCAACTGGCCGTAGAATAGCGCCACTATGAGTATTCTTCGCTGTGTTGCTTTCCTGTGTTTGATCCAACTGTTCGGTTATGCTCAAGCTCCGCAGGAGCATGGCCTTGGTTTGTCGAGGCAAGCCGGAGTTACTGTTCGAAGGTTCTACGAGCAACTAGTATCTGATCCCGTCGAGGGCATTCCGACGCCGAAGAGGATGAAGGTACTATCCCCTTATCTAAGCAGCGCATTGATCCATAGAATCAACCAGGCACGTGCCTGTCGTGATGATTGGTTTCGCCTGCACCCGAAGAATGACGAAAAGGCACCGTCAACGTGGTTTGAATTCGGACTTTTCTCGGGTTTCGACGATCGAGGTCATCCATATGCTTTCCAGATTGACAAAACGGAATCGGAGGCCGATGGCTCTTTTCGCGTTTACGTGAGGCTAACAGAAGGTCCGGCGAAAAGACCGTGGAATTGGCAGGTTGCAGCCGTCGTAATGTCGAGAAATGGGCAGTTTGCAATCGACGATGTGATTTTTCTCGGAGATGAGAATATCGGCACTGAGAGTCGTTTGTCAGAAGTCCTTACGACCGGATGCGATGGCCCCCATTGGGTCGCGAATGGCAAGAACGCAAAGCCTTGAGTTTGCGATCCAAGGAAATGTCCTGACCTTACAAACATTGAGGCTCAGTAGGGCTGCGCGGCGGTGTCAGTCCCAGACAATCAGACTTGTGTGATAGTTGGCGATAAATCGCGATTTCACTCGTTGACCCGAACCGGCCAACTTCACCGCTTGTCTCGAACGGATTGCTTGATGAGGTACCAGCCGTACCAAAGGAAAGCTGTTGTCATTGCCCCGGCGAAGATTAGTACCAGCAAATCCGCAACCCCAAGCTGCGATCCCTGGAGTTTATGAAGCACAGCCACAAATATCGCAAGGCCACTGACTACAAGGCCGATGCCTAGCAAACGGTACCCTACGACTTGGACTGCCGGAATTTCGCGTCGGGAACGCACCACGCCATCATTCTATAAGCGGATCATCAATTGGCGTAATATCGCCGTTACACCAACAACCGACCCCCCAGTCAGTCTTCAGTCATTGAGTAACAGCACGGCGGCAGTGCCGCCTAGTCCATCGAAATAATGCCACGCTGCATGGCTACGGTTGCGGCTTCCGTGCGGTCCTTCACGTTTAGTTTTTCCAAAACATGGCTCACGTGGAGTTTGACCGTGATTTCCGCAATGCTGAGTGAGGCCGCGATTTCCTTGTTGCCCCATCCTTTTGCCACCATGCGAAGTACTTCCAGTTCGCGAGTTGTGAGCGAGCGATGTTGAGTTCGGGCAGCCAACAACTGAGCGACGGCTGGGTCGAGATAACGTCCGCCGGCAGACACTTCCCGTATGGCCCGCAGGAGTTCCTCGCGCATCGCACTTTTCAAGGTGTAGCCTCGCGCTCCAGCTTGCAGGGATCGAAAAATCTCTTCTTCTCCCGAGTGCGTGGAGAGCATCAGAATCAGCGCGTCGGGGAATTCTTCGATGATCGCAGCTGTGGCCTCCGCGCCGCTGGTACCGGGCAGGCGGACATCCATGATGACCAGAGTGGGCTGATGCCGGCGATAAGCGGACAGAGCCGCGTCGCCGTTGGCGGCTTCCGCAATCACCTCCATGTCAGGTTCGACATTCAGGGAAGCGGACAGCCCCATGCGCACCATGAAATGATCATCCACCACCAGAATACGTATGGGTTTTGGGTTCGACATCGGATATCGGTTGATCCTGGGAACTTACTTCAACAGTAACCTGCGTGCCGCGTCCGGGTTCGCTTTGAACCTGCAATCGGGTACCCAGTGACTCGGCGCGCTCGCGCATGTCCAGCATTCCAAAATGCCCCACCGCATTGGACTGGTCGGGCACAAAGCCACAGCCGTTGTCGCTGATCTTCAGAGTTACGCTTTCCAGCCCGTAGCGCAGATCGATCTGCATGTGAGAAGCATGGCCGTGCTTGACGGCGTTGGCAACGGCTTCCTGGCCGATGCGTAACAGGTTCATTTCGATCTTGCCGGCAAGGCGGACTGGCGTTCCACTCACGTTGACCTCGATGCCCGCCGCATTGCCCGCGATCAGGGGGCGCACAATCTGGCCGAGTGCATAGGGCAGATCGCCTTGTTCCAACAAATCGCACCGCAGATCCCACACCGAGCGGCGTGCCTCCACCATGCTGTGGCGGCTCATACTCCGTGCCGCGTCGAGAGCTTGAAAGGCGACGGGCGGTGCTTGCCGGAAACAATCTACGGCTAAGTCCAGCTGCATCGTGATGCCGGCCAACTCCTGCTCCAACGTGTCGTGCAGCTCGCGGGCGATGCGGTTCCGTTCTTCCAGTACTGCGCCATGCTGCAACTTCTGGCGGATGACGATCATCTGTCCGCGTACTTTGCGGCTTAGCACGAACATACCGGCCAGCACGACGACCAGGATTCCGCTCATGATGCCGACCAGCCAGAGCGCGTGCCGCAGGTTCCACCAGGGAGGAGATTGCAGGATCGTGATGTCCTGTGTTGAGCGCAACAGGATACGAAAAGATTGTGGGACTGACCAAAGGCCGCCGTTGCTGACCAGGCAAATACCCACAAGGCGCAGCTTGCTGTTCACCGGAATGTCGCGAGAAGGATCGAGTGGTCCGGAAGGGTCGATCAGGGCGTCAAAAATAATGTCGTCTTGCTGTAAGCGCAGGTGCCGGCCGTCCGACTCGTCATCGAGTCGAAGCAGAGTAGCGTCGGCTGTAACCAAAGCCCCGTCAAACTGTTCCCAGGGGATCGTGACGTCTAGCTTGATTGGTTGCGGAGGCGATGCCGAGCCCATGCGGTGAAACACTGCGTCCTCGAGCACAGGCGCGGAGGATCCCACCGCCGGAAACCCAATCACGTCGACGAGATCGCCAATGTTGAGTTTGGCGGACTGCTGGGTCAGCACGCGCAATCCCTGGCCATGGTTCTGGATGAAGAGTGTTCGGCCCGGTTGCTGGTAGGTCACCGTACCCTGCACGCGGACACGGTGCTGCGGTCCGCCGCCAGGAGAGAAACGCATGAGAGAGGAGAAGGGAACTTCTTTCGCCTGCATTTCGACTTTGATCAGGCGCAGGTCAGGAACGTAGAACAGCACGCCGATCAGTTGCCGCTGCGTATTGAACAGGCTGCCGCAGACTCCCTCGATCAGGACTTCACTGTCAATCCAGGATGAAAAATCCTGCTCCTGACTGATCGGGACACGAACCGCAAAACGGCCGCCTCCGGCAGCAATCGTCATAGCGAGCACGGTTTCCGGCCAGGAATTGCGATCGATGGAAACAGCCCGCACGATTCCGCGAACGCCTACCCATTGACTGTCTTGCTGTCCGCCCGCCAGTTCGCCGAAGGGGTAAATTGTGGTTGCAGGCAAATTTCCTTTGCCGATCACTCGTATTTTCAGCTCGCGGATCACAGGTGCGTATTTACCGGGGCCCGTGACTCCTTCCAGTTCGATCGAGTCTCCAAAATGATGATCGAATTTTGGAGACTGACTTCCCTCAACGTAGATGCCAGCGGAGGCGTCCTGTACAAAAAAGTCGGGAGAAGGAACATCGTCGGTGATCACTCCACGGATCTGGACGGGATATCCCTGGGCTGCTTGCTCCGGACTGAGTTGCCGTATCTGACTTGCCTGGGTCAGCAGCGGGAGGGGATGTGCATTCTGCTGTGACCACACCGTCCCGCTCAGCGCGAGCAAGGCGATTGGAAACAGAGCCCAACTCTTAGGAGAGCGTCGGATTGGAGACGGTCGTGACAAAGAGACTTTCTTCTAGTGCCGCATGTACGTCGAAGACCGCGCTTTTGAACCATTTCCTGCCGGTCACGAACAGTCATCTTACTCCCTGTTCACGATACAGAGGAAAGCAAGAGCTTGTTGCAGCCCGCCGAATCAATGTTCCTGCCGTTGCAATAAAAAAGCCCGCGGGTGGCCCCGCGGGCTGAGTGCAAAGACGCTAGAAGTAGAACTTGGCGCCCAATTGCAGAACGCGTGGACTGCCAACGCCGGGGTTGTAGGTGTTGGTGTACTGTCCCCAGTTCGAGGCTTTGGAAATTGCGATAGAGTCGCCCGTTTGCCATTGGAAGGGGAAGTGATCCACGTTCACGTTGAAATTCTTGGAGTTGAAGTTTGGATGGTTGAATGCATTGAACGCTTCCAGCCGAAGCTGGATGGAATAGCGTTCGCCGAACGGAATGTTCTTGAACAACGACATATCCCAGTTCTGCAATCCACCGCTTCGGAGAAAGTCGCGGGATCCACGGATCGGAGGGCCGACCGTGGGGGTGATTGGATTTCCGCTGCCATCAATCGCGTAGTAGTACTGGATGGCGCCCCACATGTTGGAGCCATCCACAGCGCCTGACTCGAACGCCCAACCGTTCCCAGTATCGGCCGGTGTGCCTGACATGAAGTTGGTCACGCCACTCAGTTGGTAGTTGTCGGTTAGATAGGACAGCCATTTCGGTCCGCCGAAATGCTTGCTGACGCCGGGAATGTCATACACATAGTTCGCGGCGAATACGTGCGTGCGATCCCAGCCCGCCGCACGGTAGTCGAGCAGGGCATTGAATGGGTTTTGCGTGTCCTGATCCGAGGTTGCCGTGGTCAAAGACTTCGACCATGTATAGACAGCGCCGAAAGTCAGGCCCTTACTGAAGCGGCGCTGCAACGAGACTTGCAGCGAGTTGTAGTTGGATGTGCCGTCGAATTGCAGATACGCAATTTGATCGTATCCCTTGTAAGGCACGAGCGGGGCGTTCGTATAACTCGGCCTGCCATAGGCAAGGCTGCCGCTGTAGTTGAGTCCCGCCGCTGTATAGATTGGATTCAAGCCGGGCTCGACGTCTGGAACCACGCCGCCTTCGAAGTTGGCGGGGTCCTGTGCTGCCCGGGTGAAAGCGTAGCCGTAGGGAATCGCGTTGATGTCCCGTGACGTTACCAGGTGGCGGGAGAGTGTGCCCACGTAAGCAACGTCGAGGGTAGTGCCGCGAGCAAGTTCATGCTGGATGCCGAAGCTGAAGCTGTACACCGTTGGAACCTTACCGTCTCGTGCCGCACCAACGATTCCACCCAGA
This genomic window from Acidobacteriota bacterium contains:
- a CDS encoding sensor histidine kinase translates to MSRPSPIRRSPKSWALFPIALLALSGTVWSQQNAHPLPLLTQASQIRQLSPEQAAQGYPVQIRGVITDDVPSPDFFVQDASAGIYVEGSQSPKFDHHFGDSIELEGVTGPGKYAPVIRELKIRVIGKGNLPATTIYPFGELAGGQQDSQWVGVRGIVRAVSIDRNSWPETVLAMTIAAGGGRFAVRVPISQEQDFSSWIDSEVLIEGVCGSLFNTQRQLIGVLFYVPDLRLIKVEMQAKEVPFSSLMRFSPGGGPQHRVRVQGTVTYQQPGRTLFIQNHGQGLRVLTQQSAKLNIGDLVDVIGFPAVGSSAPVLEDAVFHRMGSASPPQPIKLDVTIPWEQFDGALVTADATLLRLDDESDGRHLRLQQDDIIFDALIDPSGPLDPSRDIPVNSKLRLVGICLVSNGGLWSVPQSFRILLRSTQDITILQSPPWWNLRHALWLVGIMSGILVVVLAGMFVLSRKVRGQMIVIRQKLQHGAVLEERNRIARELHDTLEQELAGITMQLDLAVDCFRQAPPVAFQALDAARSMSRHSMVEARRSVWDLRCDLLEQGDLPYALGQIVRPLIAGNAAGIEVNVSGTPVRLAGKIEMNLLRIGQEAVANAVKHGHASHMQIDLRYGLESVTLKISDNGCGFVPDQSNAVGHFGMLDMRERAESLGTRLQVQSEPGRGTQVTVEVSSQDQPISDVEPKTHTYSGGG
- a CDS encoding response regulator transcription factor; the encoded protein is MSNPKPIRILVVDDHFMVRMGLSASLNVEPDMEVIAEAANGDAALSAYRRHQPTLVIMDVRLPGTSGAEATAAIIEEFPDALILMLSTHSGEEEIFRSLQAGARGYTLKSAMREELLRAIREVSAGGRYLDPAVAQLLAARTQHRSLTTRELEVLRMVAKGWGNKEIAASLSIAEITVKLHVSHVLEKLNVKDRTEAATVAMQRGIISMD